Proteins found in one Rahnella aceris genomic segment:
- a CDS encoding phosphoglycolate phosphatase has protein sequence MTEILAARGLGFDLDGTLVDSAPGLSEAMDMALRDFNLPVAGVERLSTWIGNGADVMVERAVRWAEGDLSPEFLQKVRDKFDHYYADTAAGGSRLYPQVKETLAALAAAGLPMGLVTNKPTPFIAPLLQSLGIDSYFTVVIGGDDVVAKKPHPAPVYMTLALLGLRASEMVFVGDSRNDIHAAQAAGCPCVGMTYGYNYGETIALTKPDRVLDNFADLLPTLGLLSLKDQEA, from the coding sequence ATGACTGAAATTCTCGCCGCCCGCGGTTTAGGTTTTGACCTCGACGGTACGCTGGTCGACAGCGCGCCGGGTCTCTCTGAAGCCATGGATATGGCGCTGCGTGATTTCAATTTACCTGTCGCAGGCGTTGAGCGTCTCAGTACCTGGATTGGCAATGGTGCTGACGTGATGGTTGAACGTGCCGTTCGCTGGGCCGAAGGTGATTTGTCGCCAGAGTTTCTGCAGAAAGTGCGCGATAAATTCGATCACTATTATGCCGATACTGCCGCAGGTGGCAGCCGTTTATACCCGCAAGTCAAAGAGACGCTGGCTGCACTGGCCGCAGCCGGGCTGCCAATGGGGCTGGTGACCAACAAACCCACGCCTTTCATCGCGCCTTTGTTGCAATCGTTGGGTATCGACAGCTATTTCACGGTCGTGATTGGCGGCGACGATGTTGTGGCGAAAAAACCGCATCCGGCACCGGTCTACATGACCCTGGCACTGCTCGGATTGCGCGCCAGTGAAATGGTTTTTGTCGGTGATTCTCGCAATGATATTCATGCTGCGCAGGCCGCTGGTTGTCCGTGTGTGGGCATGACTTACGGCTATAACTACGGTGAAACTATCGCGCTGACCAAACCCGATCGCGTACTGGATAATTTCGCCGACCTTTTGCCCACTTTAGGGCTGTTATCTTTAAAAGATCAGGAAGCATAA
- the nirB gene encoding nitrite reductase large subunit NirB, with protein MSKVRIAIIGNGMVGHRFIEDLLDKAEPGQFDITVFCEEPRVAYDRVHLSSYFSHHTAEELSLVREGFYEKHNVNVLIGERAITLNRSEKVIHSSSGRTVYYDKLIIATGSYPWVPPIAGSDSQDCFVYRTIEDLHAIESCARRSKRGAVVGGGLLGLEAAGALKNLGVETHVVEFAPGLMAEQLDTQGGSQLRQKIESMGVRVHTAKNTQQIVQGGTSARKTMEFADGTFLEVDFIVFSTGIRPQDKLARQCDLEIAPRGGIVINDQCQTSDPDVYAIGECASWNQRTFGLVAPGYKMAQVTADHLLGRDNAFTGADMSAKLKLLGVDVAGIGDAHARTPGARSYVYLDETKALYKRLVVSEDNKTLLGAVLVGDTSDYGNLLQLVLNSIPLPENPDALILPAHAGSGGAVIGTDALPESAQICSCFDVTKGDIIKAVQGGCHTVAALKSATKAGTGCGGCIPLVTQVLNAELSKQGIEVNHHLCEHFAYSRQELYHLIRVEGIRSFDDLLNKYGKGYGCEVCKPTVGSLLASCWNDYVLKPQHTPLQDTNDVFLANMQKDGTYSVIPRSPGGEITPQGLQAIGEIAAEYNLYTKITGSQRIGMFGAQKDDLPAIWQKLINAGFETGQAYAKALRMAKTCVGSTWCRYGVGDSLGFGISLENRYKGIRTPHKMKFGVSGCTRECSEAQGKDVGIIATENGWNLYVCGNGGMKPRHGDLLAADLDNDTLLRYLDRFMMFYIRTADKLQRTSVWMDNLEGGIDYLRKVIIDNKLGINDQLEAELTRLRDSAVCEWQETLNDPAAQTRFSHFINSSQRDPNVQFVGERQQHRPARPDERIPVRQIADGEEVL; from the coding sequence ATGAGCAAAGTCAGAATCGCGATTATTGGCAACGGCATGGTCGGCCATCGCTTTATCGAAGATTTACTGGATAAAGCAGAACCGGGCCAGTTCGATATCACGGTATTTTGTGAAGAGCCGCGCGTGGCCTATGACCGCGTCCATCTTTCCTCTTATTTTTCACATCATACTGCCGAAGAACTGTCGCTGGTTCGCGAAGGATTCTACGAAAAACATAACGTCAATGTGCTGATTGGCGAACGGGCGATTACGCTCAACCGCAGTGAAAAAGTCATTCATTCCAGCAGCGGCCGCACGGTGTATTACGACAAACTGATTATCGCCACCGGCTCCTACCCGTGGGTGCCGCCGATCGCGGGTTCTGACAGTCAGGATTGCTTCGTTTACCGCACCATTGAAGACTTACATGCCATCGAATCCTGCGCCCGTCGTAGCAAACGCGGTGCCGTGGTCGGCGGCGGTCTACTCGGCCTTGAAGCCGCCGGTGCATTGAAAAACCTCGGGGTTGAAACCCACGTGGTAGAATTCGCCCCCGGCCTGATGGCGGAACAACTCGATACGCAGGGCGGCAGCCAGCTACGCCAGAAAATCGAAAGCATGGGCGTACGCGTCCACACCGCCAAAAATACTCAACAGATTGTTCAGGGCGGCACGTCTGCCCGTAAAACGATGGAGTTCGCCGATGGCACCTTCCTTGAAGTCGATTTCATCGTATTCTCCACCGGTATCCGTCCGCAGGACAAACTGGCGCGCCAGTGTGATTTAGAGATCGCTCCGCGCGGTGGCATTGTGATTAACGACCAGTGCCAGACCAGTGACCCGGATGTGTACGCCATCGGCGAATGTGCTTCGTGGAATCAGCGTACTTTCGGTCTGGTGGCACCGGGCTACAAAATGGCGCAGGTCACCGCTGATCATTTACTCGGTCGCGATAACGCCTTCACCGGCGCAGACATGAGCGCCAAACTGAAACTGTTAGGCGTGGATGTGGCCGGTATCGGCGACGCGCATGCCCGCACGCCGGGCGCACGCAGCTACGTTTATCTGGATGAAACCAAAGCGTTGTACAAACGCCTGGTGGTCAGCGAAGACAATAAAACGCTGCTCGGTGCCGTGCTGGTCGGTGATACCAGCGATTACGGCAATCTGCTGCAACTGGTGCTGAACAGTATTCCACTGCCGGAAAATCCCGATGCGCTGATCCTGCCCGCTCACGCAGGCAGCGGTGGCGCGGTGATTGGCACCGATGCCCTGCCGGAAAGCGCGCAAATCTGTTCGTGTTTTGACGTCACCAAAGGCGATATCATCAAAGCGGTTCAGGGCGGTTGTCACACCGTGGCGGCACTGAAATCGGCGACCAAAGCCGGTACCGGTTGCGGCGGCTGTATCCCGCTGGTAACGCAGGTGCTAAATGCTGAACTCAGCAAACAAGGCATCGAAGTTAACCATCATCTGTGCGAACACTTCGCCTATTCGCGCCAGGAGCTTTATCACCTGATCCGCGTGGAAGGTATCCGCTCATTCGACGACTTGCTGAATAAATACGGCAAAGGCTACGGTTGTGAAGTCTGTAAACCGACCGTCGGATCGCTGCTGGCTTCCTGCTGGAACGATTACGTGCTGAAACCGCAGCACACGCCATTGCAGGATACCAACGATGTGTTCCTTGCTAACATGCAAAAAGACGGTACCTATTCCGTTATACCGCGCTCGCCGGGCGGTGAAATCACACCGCAAGGCTTGCAGGCAATTGGTGAAATCGCAGCTGAATACAATCTCTACACCAAAATTACCGGCTCGCAGCGTATCGGCATGTTCGGCGCGCAAAAGGACGATTTACCCGCCATCTGGCAGAAACTGATTAACGCTGGCTTCGAAACCGGTCAGGCCTATGCCAAAGCCCTGCGTATGGCAAAAACCTGCGTCGGCAGCACCTGGTGCCGTTACGGCGTGGGCGACAGCCTCGGTTTCGGCATCAGCCTGGAAAACCGCTACAAAGGCATCCGCACGCCCCACAAAATGAAATTTGGCGTGTCCGGTTGTACCCGTGAATGCTCGGAAGCACAGGGCAAAGACGTGGGGATTATCGCCACGGAAAACGGCTGGAACCTGTACGTCTGCGGTAACGGCGGCATGAAACCTCGTCATGGCGATTTACTGGCGGCCGATCTGGATAACGATACCCTGTTGCGTTACCTCGACCGCTTCATGATGTTCTACATCCGCACTGCCGATAAACTGCAACGTACCTCGGTCTGGATGGACAATCTCGAAGGCGGCATCGACTACCTGCGTAAAGTCATCATCGATAACAAACTGGGAATTAACGACCAGCTCGAAGCCGAACTGACACGCCTGCGCGACTCAGCGGTTTGTGAATGGCAGGAAACGCTGAACGATCCGGCGGCGCAAACCCGCTTCAGTCACTTTATCAACAGCAGCCAGCGTGACCCGAACGTGCAGTTCGTCGGTGAGCGTCAGCAACATCGTCCGGCGCGTCCTGACGAACGTATCCCGGTAAGACAAATCGCCGACGGGGAGGAAGTATTATGA
- the nirD gene encoding nitrite reductase small subunit NirD translates to MSQWLTLCSVHQILPACGVCALAGDQQVALFRPYADEQIFALSNIDPFAQASVLSRGIIAEHQGELWVASPLKKQHFRLTDGVCMEDEQYSIPAYEVRVQDGNVEINTARLRAEIG, encoded by the coding sequence ATGAGCCAATGGTTAACGCTTTGTTCTGTCCACCAGATCCTGCCTGCATGCGGTGTTTGCGCACTGGCAGGCGATCAGCAGGTCGCGCTGTTTCGTCCTTATGCTGATGAGCAGATTTTTGCGCTGTCGAACATCGACCCTTTCGCACAGGCCAGCGTGCTGTCACGCGGGATTATCGCTGAACATCAGGGCGAGCTTTGGGTAGCCAGTCCGCTGAAAAAACAGCATTTCCGCCTGACCGACGGTGTCTGCATGGAAGACGAGCAGTATTCGATTCCGGCTTACGAGGTCCGCGTACAGGACGGAAATGTGGAAATCAACACCGCCAGGCTTCGGGCTGAAATCGGCTAA
- the ppiA gene encoding peptidylprolyl isomerase A: MFKRTLVALTALLSLTAMEPVLAAAQTHVMLTTSAGNIELELDSAKAPVSVKNFVDYAQSGYYNNTIFHRVIPGFMVQGGGFTADMQQKAPKEPIKNEADNGLRNLRGTIAMARTADKDSATSQFFINVADNAFLDHGQRDFGYAVFGKVIKGMDVVDKMSQVKTDNVGPYQNVPTTPIVILSAKVLP, encoded by the coding sequence ATGTTTAAACGTACTTTAGTGGCCCTGACTGCGCTGCTATCCCTGACTGCAATGGAGCCTGTTCTTGCGGCCGCCCAAACCCATGTCATGCTGACCACTTCAGCGGGGAATATCGAATTGGAACTCGACAGTGCGAAGGCACCGGTTTCTGTGAAGAATTTCGTTGATTACGCTCAGAGCGGCTATTACAACAACACCATTTTCCACCGCGTGATCCCGGGCTTCATGGTGCAGGGTGGCGGTTTTACGGCTGACATGCAGCAAAAAGCGCCCAAAGAGCCGATCAAGAACGAAGCGGACAATGGCCTGCGTAACCTGCGCGGCACCATCGCCATGGCGCGTACTGCCGATAAAGACAGCGCGACCAGCCAGTTCTTCATCAACGTGGCAGATAACGCCTTCCTCGATCACGGTCAGCGTGATTTCGGCTATGCCGTATTCGGTAAAGTCATTAAAGGCATGGATGTGGTAGACAAAATGTCTCAGGTCAAAACGGATAATGTCGGGCCTTACCAGAACGTGCCGACGACGCCGATTGTGATCCTGTCTGCGAAAGTGCTGCCTTAA
- a CDS encoding cytosine deaminase, with product MTKTLLRTVKNVRLPDREGLWQIDIEGGVIRQIVPQWDNADYGEHILDAEGGLAIPPFIEPHIHLDTTQTAGQPAWNQSGTLFEGIERWAERKALLSHEDVKQRAWQTLKWQIANGIQHVRTHVDVSDPTLTALKAMLEVKAEVAPWVTLQIVAFPQEGIMSYPNGEALLEEALKLGADVVGAIPHFEFTREYGVESLHKTFELAKKYDKLIDVHCDEIDDEQSRFVETVAALALRENMGARVTASHTTAMHSYNGAYTSRLFRLLKMSGINFVANPLVNIHLQGRFDTYPKRRGITRVKEMLEAGINVCFGHDDVFDPWYPLGTANMLQVLHMGLHVCQLMGYQQINDGLKLITTYSARTMNLQGYGLESGYAASLVILPAQSGFDAVRRQTPVQYSLREGVLIAQTQLAKTLIHLDEDHAVDFNS from the coding sequence GTGACGAAAACTCTTTTGCGTACCGTGAAAAATGTACGGTTGCCTGACCGGGAAGGGTTGTGGCAGATAGATATCGAAGGCGGCGTGATACGCCAGATTGTCCCTCAATGGGATAATGCCGACTATGGCGAGCATATCCTGGATGCTGAAGGGGGGTTGGCAATCCCTCCTTTTATCGAGCCGCACATTCATCTCGATACCACTCAAACCGCCGGTCAGCCAGCATGGAATCAGTCCGGTACGTTATTTGAAGGCATTGAACGCTGGGCAGAACGCAAGGCGCTGTTGTCGCATGAAGACGTCAAACAGCGCGCCTGGCAGACGCTAAAGTGGCAGATAGCCAACGGCATCCAGCATGTGCGCACCCATGTGGATGTGTCTGATCCGACGCTGACGGCACTCAAAGCCATGCTGGAAGTGAAAGCTGAAGTCGCGCCGTGGGTCACGCTGCAAATTGTGGCGTTTCCGCAGGAAGGCATCATGTCGTACCCGAACGGCGAAGCCTTGCTGGAAGAGGCGCTGAAGCTGGGCGCTGACGTCGTCGGTGCGATTCCCCATTTCGAGTTCACCCGCGAATACGGTGTGGAATCGCTGCATAAAACCTTCGAACTGGCGAAAAAATACGACAAGCTGATCGACGTCCATTGCGATGAAATTGACGATGAGCAGTCGCGTTTTGTCGAAACTGTGGCCGCGCTGGCCCTGCGTGAAAACATGGGCGCGCGCGTTACCGCCAGCCATACCACCGCGATGCATTCCTATAACGGCGCGTACACTTCGCGTTTATTCCGCTTGCTGAAAATGTCAGGTATCAACTTTGTCGCCAATCCGCTGGTCAATATCCACCTGCAGGGACGGTTTGACACCTATCCGAAACGCCGCGGTATTACGCGTGTGAAAGAAATGCTGGAGGCGGGGATCAACGTCTGTTTCGGCCATGATGATGTGTTTGACCCGTGGTATCCGCTCGGCACCGCCAATATGTTGCAGGTACTGCACATGGGGCTGCATGTCTGTCAGCTGATGGGATATCAGCAAATTAATGACGGGCTGAAGCTCATCACCACCTACAGCGCCCGCACTATGAATCTGCAAGGTTACGGTCTGGAAAGTGGCTATGCTGCCAGCCTGGTGATCCTGCCAGCACAAAGTGGTTTCGACGCGGTGCGCCGCCAGACACCGGTACAATATTCTCTGCGCGAGGGCGTACTGATCGCGCAAACACAGCTGGCAAAAACCCTCATCCATCTTGATGAAGATCACGCTGTGGATTTCAACAGCTAA
- the cysG gene encoding siroheme synthase CysG: MDYLPLFCQLKNRACLLVGAGDVAERKARLLLEAGAKLTVNALTFTPQFQIWADEGKVRLLRGEFSPLLVDEKWLVIAATDSDLVNQEVSEAADHRRVFCNVVDAPESASVIMPSIIDRSPLMIAVSSGGNAPVLARLLRERLESILPQHLGKLAQVAGGLRARVKTHFPDASERRRWWEKLFNHHRLAQSLANNDNVQSHEYLEELFREPVDKHGEVILVGAGPGDAGLLTLKGLQQMQLADVVVYDRLVSDSVLNLARRDAERIFVGKRAGHHCVPQERINEILLEQAQMGKRVVRLKGGDPFIFGRGGEELEALKAAGIAFSVVPGITAASGCSAYSGIPLTHRDHAQSVRLITGHAKQDGVLDWACMAQTQQTLVFYMGLTQAGEIQRRLLENGLAAETPVALVENGTSQQQRVVTGKLTELENLAKKVQSPSLIIVGSVVSLRQKLNWFASETCL; this comes from the coding sequence ATGGATTACCTGCCCCTTTTTTGTCAGTTAAAAAACAGAGCCTGCTTACTGGTCGGTGCCGGTGATGTTGCAGAGCGTAAAGCGCGTTTGCTGCTGGAAGCTGGCGCAAAACTAACGGTGAACGCCCTCACCTTTACGCCGCAATTTCAGATCTGGGCAGATGAAGGCAAAGTCCGCCTGTTACGCGGTGAATTTTCACCGCTGCTGGTGGATGAAAAATGGCTGGTGATCGCTGCGACCGATTCCGATCTGGTGAATCAGGAAGTCAGCGAAGCCGCAGATCACCGCCGCGTGTTCTGCAACGTGGTCGATGCGCCGGAAAGTGCCAGCGTGATCATGCCGTCGATCATTGACCGTTCTCCGCTGATGATCGCGGTGTCTTCCGGCGGTAATGCGCCGGTACTCGCGCGTTTGCTGCGCGAACGTCTGGAATCCATTCTGCCGCAGCATCTGGGCAAACTGGCACAGGTCGCGGGCGGATTGCGGGCGCGGGTAAAAACACATTTTCCTGATGCTTCTGAGCGCCGTCGCTGGTGGGAAAAACTGTTTAATCATCATCGCCTGGCGCAGTCGCTGGCGAACAATGACAACGTGCAAAGCCACGAATACCTTGAAGAATTATTCCGCGAGCCCGTGGATAAACATGGCGAAGTGATTCTGGTCGGCGCCGGACCGGGCGATGCCGGATTACTGACGCTCAAAGGCTTGCAACAGATGCAACTGGCCGACGTGGTGGTTTACGACCGGCTGGTTTCTGACAGCGTGCTGAATCTGGCACGTCGCGACGCGGAGCGGATTTTCGTGGGCAAACGTGCCGGACACCATTGTGTGCCGCAGGAGCGCATCAATGAAATCCTGCTGGAACAGGCGCAGATGGGCAAACGCGTTGTCCGTCTCAAAGGGGGCGATCCGTTTATCTTTGGTCGTGGCGGCGAAGAACTGGAAGCACTGAAAGCCGCAGGTATCGCATTTTCCGTGGTACCTGGCATCACGGCGGCCTCCGGTTGTTCCGCTTACAGCGGTATTCCGCTGACCCACCGCGACCACGCGCAAAGCGTGCGGCTGATCACCGGCCATGCGAAGCAGGATGGAGTTTTAGACTGGGCCTGCATGGCGCAAACTCAGCAAACACTGGTGTTTTATATGGGGCTTACGCAGGCCGGAGAGATCCAGCGCCGGTTGCTGGAGAATGGCCTGGCAGCAGAAACGCCTGTCGCACTGGTAGAAAACGGCACCAGCCAGCAACAACGAGTGGTGACAGGGAAGCTCACAGAGCTCGAAAATCTGGCGAAAAAGGTGCAAAGCCCCAGTCTGATTATTGTCGGCAGCGTGGTGAGCTTACGTCAGAAACTCAACTGGTTTGCCAGCGAAACCTGTCTGTGA
- a CDS encoding collagen-like triple helix repeat-containing protein: MRHTIHVGHVNKIALAILVALSLAACSGSGGGGSSHTAKTSTTGSATTGDGTGSGTGTSTGGDGTSTAGNGSGTGSGTGAGTGSGGGTGTGGGTGTTPSTTLASATILSSAGTAVSGLGTQVSSIATQTPISNIPVAGTGVVTIIDSTGKAVTDVGSGVKNGLGQLGTNPNAVGTTVAGVPIAVADLGTGVSGLGTSLAANTTGTPVSGVTSAAGGLVNNVGKVVTTTGNGLATNVQTGELSKVTTATTGIVTPVVAKVQGTTQAVGGATGLGAPVNGLLNQVGTTVSGAGTQLATTTPALAGLGQVVTGTGQAVSKTGTILVPASSTTTSTASNSGGISAGAGASVTQSGGLLAGVGTTVGGLTGGLGLKVKTTP; the protein is encoded by the coding sequence ATGCGCCATACCATTCATGTTGGTCATGTTAACAAGATTGCCCTGGCAATCTTAGTCGCCCTGTCACTGGCTGCCTGTAGCGGCAGTGGCGGCGGCGGTTCTTCTCATACGGCAAAAACGTCCACCACCGGCTCAGCAACGACCGGCGATGGCACAGGTTCAGGGACCGGGACTTCAACGGGCGGTGACGGAACCTCCACCGCCGGGAATGGAAGCGGCACAGGATCGGGTACCGGGGCAGGCACCGGTAGCGGTGGAGGAACCGGGACTGGCGGCGGAACAGGGACAACACCGTCAACCACGCTTGCCAGCGCGACGATCCTGAGCAGCGCAGGCACCGCGGTCAGTGGTCTGGGTACGCAGGTCAGCAGCATCGCCACCCAGACACCGATCAGTAATATTCCGGTCGCCGGGACTGGCGTCGTGACCATCATCGACAGTACCGGTAAAGCGGTGACTGACGTGGGCAGCGGCGTGAAAAACGGGCTGGGACAACTCGGCACCAACCCGAACGCCGTCGGCACCACCGTCGCCGGCGTCCCCATTGCCGTGGCGGATTTGGGCACCGGCGTGTCAGGGCTGGGGACTTCGCTGGCTGCCAATACCACAGGAACACCGGTCAGCGGCGTGACATCCGCAGCAGGCGGGCTGGTCAATAACGTCGGGAAAGTGGTCACCACAACGGGTAACGGATTAGCGACAAACGTGCAAACCGGTGAGCTTTCTAAAGTCACCACGGCGACCACCGGTATCGTGACGCCCGTTGTCGCCAAAGTTCAGGGCACCACACAAGCCGTCGGCGGCGCAACAGGGCTGGGCGCACCGGTTAATGGCTTGCTGAATCAGGTGGGCACTACCGTCAGCGGCGCAGGGACGCAACTGGCAACCACCACACCGGCGCTGGCTGGTCTCGGACAGGTGGTCACCGGCACCGGACAGGCCGTGTCTAAAACCGGGACCATTCTGGTTCCTGCCAGCAGCACGACCACCTCTACCGCCAGCAATTCCGGCGGCATTTCGGCGGGCGCTGGCGCATCCGTCACGCAATCCGGCGGTTTACTGGCCGGGGTAGGCACCACAGTGGGAGGACTGACCGGCGGCCTGGGTCTGAAAGTCAAAACCACGCCGTAA
- a CDS encoding ShlB/FhaC/HecB family hemolysin secretion/activation protein has translation MFMRIKSCIVALLGSAIGYSSADMFPTLIDPNNPAKLAEPISQPPAKTQNIALPAQKSPPSLTPQTLIDVRHIQFVGGTQYPLDSLAAPFAPFIGKQVPLSALLAATDTITQRYHRDGFILSYAYIPADNFKEGVLSIGLVEGYISGTQIRSDNQQVGRWLSKLSQHIMAEKPLTQDAFERYTLLMGRTPDTKVSASANNPNNIYGATTLNVDATRPRNWNIATAVDTRKGDSSAVVNATLSGLSTYGEQFGIATLIPLESDTRKTYAGLNYQQYLGDDGLLMQLKGSYYQQKDKDYNSILLLPNGIDVGAQNTQTQYNGGVVFSYPLQLTRKKQWTVSGGLDYLDKKYQYDLRARLGNQQIDLPQVSQRIRYPAAELSLTGYREYDQAYWNTTFNVRQGIDGLGATNSTPNADLTFTRWKFNGDAAYLFDKKWRLSSSVEGDWSDNDLPEPERVNFGALHYGRGYPDSDAQGDYGVGGQVEMRYIHSLEQGEWLKTIQPYAVVDAAHTGFNQPGLPKQNLSSYAIGVMFGDNRHYSLSVEAARPIGDVPLDSSSRDWRYNATFTYNFNTGS, from the coding sequence ATGTTTATGAGAATAAAATCCTGCATAGTGGCTTTACTGGGTTCTGCCATTGGCTACAGCTCGGCAGATATGTTTCCTACCCTGATCGACCCGAATAACCCGGCCAAACTGGCTGAGCCTATTTCCCAGCCTCCGGCCAAAACGCAAAATATCGCCTTACCCGCACAAAAGTCTCCTCCCAGCCTGACACCCCAGACCCTGATTGACGTCAGACACATTCAGTTTGTCGGCGGCACTCAGTATCCGCTGGATTCACTGGCCGCGCCCTTCGCCCCCTTTATCGGCAAACAGGTGCCGCTTTCGGCATTACTGGCGGCCACCGACACGATCACCCAACGCTATCACCGCGACGGTTTTATTCTCTCTTACGCCTATATTCCGGCCGATAACTTTAAAGAGGGCGTGCTCAGCATCGGTCTGGTGGAGGGATACATTTCCGGTACGCAAATCCGCAGCGACAATCAGCAGGTGGGCCGCTGGCTGAGTAAATTATCGCAACATATCATGGCGGAGAAACCGCTGACGCAGGATGCCTTTGAACGGTACACCCTTCTGATGGGACGCACGCCGGATACCAAAGTCAGCGCCTCGGCCAATAATCCGAACAACATTTACGGCGCCACCACGCTGAATGTCGACGCCACACGCCCGCGAAACTGGAATATCGCCACCGCCGTAGATACCCGCAAAGGTGACAGTTCTGCCGTGGTTAACGCCACGCTAAGCGGCCTGAGCACCTACGGCGAGCAGTTCGGCATTGCGACCTTAATCCCGCTGGAAAGCGATACCCGTAAGACCTACGCCGGTCTGAACTATCAGCAATATCTTGGCGACGACGGGTTGCTGATGCAGCTGAAAGGCAGTTATTACCAGCAGAAAGATAAGGATTACAACAGCATATTACTGCTGCCCAACGGCATCGACGTCGGGGCGCAAAACACCCAGACACAATATAACGGCGGCGTGGTATTCAGCTATCCGTTGCAGCTGACGCGGAAAAAACAATGGACGGTCAGCGGCGGTCTGGATTATCTCGATAAAAAATACCAATACGATTTGCGGGCAAGGCTGGGCAATCAGCAGATTGACCTGCCGCAGGTCAGCCAGCGGATCCGCTATCCGGCCGCAGAATTGTCACTGACCGGCTACCGGGAATATGATCAGGCTTACTGGAATACCACCTTCAATGTCCGTCAGGGGATCGACGGTCTGGGGGCGACGAACTCCACACCCAATGCAGATCTGACGTTTACCCGCTGGAAATTTAACGGCGATGCGGCCTATCTGTTCGATAAAAAATGGCGGTTAAGTTCATCCGTGGAAGGTGACTGGTCGGATAATGATTTACCTGAACCGGAGCGTGTGAATTTTGGTGCGCTGCATTACGGGCGCGGTTATCCGGACAGTGATGCCCAGGGGGATTACGGTGTCGGCGGACAAGTGGAAATGCGTTATATCCACAGTCTGGAACAGGGAGAATGGCTAAAAACCATTCAGCCTTACGCCGTGGTAGATGCCGCACATACCGGATTTAACCAGCCGGGGCTGCCCAAACAAAATCTGTCGTCTTACGCCATTGGCGTGATGTTTGGCGATAACCGTCACTATTCATTATCCGTGGAAGCCGCCAGACCGATTGGCGATGTGCCGCTCGACAGTTCGTCCCGCGACTGGCGCTATAACGCGACCTTTACCTATAACTTCAACACCGGCTCGTGA
- the trpS gene encoding tryptophan--tRNA ligase, which yields MSKPIVFSGAQPSGELTIGNYMGALRQWVKMQDDYECIYCIVDLHAITVRQDAEKLRKATLDTLALYLAVGIDPKKSTIFVQSHVPEHSQLSWALNCYTYFGELGRMTQFKDKSARYETSNSESITAGLFDYPVLMAADILLYQTNQVPVGEDQKQHLELSRDIAARFNALYGDVFTVPEPFIPKSGARVMSLQEPTKKMSKSDDNRKNVIGLLEDPKAVTKKIKSAMTDSEEPPVIRYDIKNKPGVSNLLDILSGVTGKAIPELEAEFEGQMYGHLKGAVAEAVSGMLTEVQERFNRFRSDEAYLQQVMKEGAEKARARASVTLKKAYEAIGFVSYE from the coding sequence ATGAGTAAACCCATCGTATTTAGTGGCGCACAGCCCTCAGGCGAATTGACCATTGGCAACTACATGGGTGCGCTGCGTCAATGGGTCAAAATGCAGGACGATTACGAATGCATTTACTGCATCGTCGATTTGCACGCGATCACCGTGCGTCAGGATGCGGAAAAGCTGCGCAAAGCGACGCTGGACACGCTGGCGCTGTATCTGGCGGTCGGCATTGATCCGAAGAAAAGTACCATCTTCGTGCAGTCTCATGTTCCTGAACATAGTCAGCTAAGCTGGGCGCTCAATTGCTACACCTATTTCGGTGAGCTGGGTCGTATGACGCAGTTTAAAGACAAATCAGCGCGCTATGAAACCTCCAACAGCGAAAGCATCACCGCTGGCCTGTTTGATTATCCGGTGCTGATGGCGGCGGATATTCTGCTGTACCAGACCAATCAGGTGCCGGTTGGTGAAGACCAGAAACAACATCTGGAACTGAGCCGCGATATCGCCGCACGTTTCAACGCACTTTATGGCGATGTGTTTACCGTGCCGGAGCCGTTCATTCCGAAATCCGGTGCACGCGTGATGTCATTGCAGGAACCGACCAAGAAGATGTCAAAGTCGGATGACAACCGTAAAAACGTGATTGGCCTGCTGGAAGATCCGAAAGCGGTGACCAAAAAAATTAAAAGCGCGATGACGGATTCTGAAGAGCCGCCAGTCATTCGTTACGACATTAAAAACAAGCCAGGCGTTTCTAACCTGCTGGATATCCTTTCTGGTGTGACGGGCAAAGCCATTCCTGAGCTGGAAGCTGAATTTGAAGGCCAGATGTATGGTCATCTGAAAGGTGCCGTTGCTGAAGCGGTTTCAGGCATGCTCACTGAAGTGCAGGAACGTTTTAACCGCTTCCGCAGTGACGAAGCTTATCTGCAACAGGTCATGAAAGAAGGGGCTGAGAAAGCCCGTGCCCGTGCCAGCGTGACGCTGAAGAAGGCCTACGAAGCTATTGGTTTCGTCAGCTACGAATAA